A window from Solanum stenotomum isolate F172 chromosome 7, ASM1918654v1, whole genome shotgun sequence encodes these proteins:
- the LOC125871241 gene encoding uncharacterized protein LOC125871241, translating to MKILAPNKQWMELITDRLANAYIDGVENFLDYAFTKLGEPMSIRCPCIKCGNATSRTRVVVRSHLIVHGIIPSYTFWYHHGEMLGEAQSEFEFIDDNDIEEDDGKDEIHGLLRDLYPDFDGDNMNNSTGDVLREEEPNAEAERFYRLLKDLDLPLYESAKVSKLSTLIKLPHLKSIGHWSNESFTMLLKFLKDDLLLNGTNLPDSYYEAKKVIRDLGLSCKKIDACKNDCMLYWKDDNCLQSCKVCGASRWKDAKHSGETKLKEGKKIPCKILRYFPLKPRLQRLFMCSKTSPLMSWHHDKRVDDGIMRHPADSMAWKKFDEIHPSFAAEPRNVRLGLASDGFQPFGMSRTPYSIWPVVLVPYNFPPWLCMKQENFILSMLIPGPNGPGDAIDVYLQPLIEELNELWETGVETFNASTRKNFKLHASLLWTINDFPAYANLSGWSTKEKLACPCCNKKTCSTRLKNGQKECYMGQRRYLPLNHKWRNDKVSFDNTVEHRLPPEMLSGDDILDQVADLDGLPLTKDPRKKIKISHKKRCDNWNKKSIFFDLPY from the coding sequence ATGAAGATTCTGGCACCTAATAAGCAATGGATGGAACTTATTACCGATAGACTTGCTAATGCTTATATAGATGGAGTAGAGAATTTCTTGGATTATGCTTTCACAAAATTAGGAGAACCAATGTCGATCCGTTGTCCATGTATTAAATGTGGTAATGCAACTTCTAGAACACGTGTTGTAGTTAGGTCACATTTAATAGTACATGGGATAATACCAAGTTATACTTTTTGGTATCACCATGGGGAGATGTTAGGTGAAGCACAATCAGAGTTTGAATTTATAGATGATAATGACATTGAAGAGGATGACGGTAAGGATGAAATACATGGGTTGCTAAGAGATTTGTACCCCGATTTTGATGGAGACAATATGAATAATAGTACTGGTGATGTTCTTCGGGAGGAGGAACCAAATGCTGAAGCAGAAAGATTTTATAGGTTATTGAAAGATCTTGATCTACCATTATATGAAAGTGCAAAAGTTTCTAAACTTTCTACTTTGATTAAATTGCCTCACCTTAAAAGTATTGGTCATTGGAGTAATGAGTCATTTACGATGCTATTAAAGTTTTTGAAAGATGATTTATTGCTTAATGGAACAAACTTGCCGGATTCATATTATGAGGCAAAGAAGGTAATTCGAGATCTTGGGCTTTCTTGTAAGAAGATTGATGCATGTAAGAATGATTGCATGTTGTATTGGAAGGATGATAATTGTCTTCAATCGTGCAAAGTTTGTGGTGCATCTAGATGGAAGGATGCTAAACATAGTGGggaaacaaaattgaaagaaggaaaaaagataCCATGCAAGATTTTACGTTATTTTCCTCTAAAGCCAAGACTTCAAAGATTATTTATGTGCTCAAAGACATCTCCTTTGATGTCATGGCATCATGACAAAAGAGTTGATGATGGAATAATGAGGCATCCAGCTGATTCAATGGCATGGAAAAAATTTGATGAAATCCACCCATCTTTTGCAGCTGAACCTCGTAATGTACGACTTGGACTTGCTAGTGATGGTTTCCAACCATTTGGAATGTCGAGAACTCCCTACAGCATTTGGCCTGTGGTACTTGTTCCTTATAATTTTCCCCCTTGGCTTTGCATGAAGCAAGagaattttattttgtcaatgCTTATACCTGGTCCTAATGGTCCTGGTGATGCAATTGATGTCTATCTACAACCTTTAATAGAGGAGTTGAATGAATTATGGGAAACTGGAGTAGAGACATTCAATGCATCAACTAGAAAGAATTTTAAGTTACATGCATCTTTGTTGTGGACCATTAATGACTTTCCAGCATATGCCAACTTGTCTGGATGGAGTACAAAAGAAAAACTTGCTTGCCCATGTTGCAATAAAAAAACTTGCTCTACAAGGCTAAAAAATGGCCAAAAAGAGTGTTATATGGGCCAAAGGCGCTATCTTCCTCTTAATCACAAATGGAGAAATGATAAAGTGTCATTTGATAACACTGTTGAGCATAGGCTACCACCAGAAATGTTGTCTGGTGATGATATACTTGATCAAGTTGCTGATTTAGATGGGTTGCCATTAACAAAGGATCCAcggaaaaagattaaaatatcgCATAAGAAAAGGTGTGATAACTGGAATAAGAAGAGTATATTCTTTGATCTTCCATATTAG
- the LOC125871084 gene encoding uncharacterized protein LOC125871084 — translation MGKNYQIINKESESQGQGVCEKIFKLAVNISPTFRSFRRNSPQFVTNTKPKIDHQRNYTANISKPVAIVDQLELNRQQIPSQNLSTASNNMVLVEYNHIAGENSATTRKFKGESIKDVNKSSVKNMISIVHHHEINEGPKDDNDRFSNYIDHVKNKMRSISSFDDKYG, via the exons ATGGGAAAGAATTACCAAATCATAAACAAAGAGAGTGAGTCCCAAGGCCAAGGTGTTTGTgaaaagattttcaaattaGCAGTGAATATAAGTCCAACTTTTCGATCATTTCGCCGAAATTCTCCACAATTTGTTACTAATACGAAGCCAAAAATAGATCATCAGAGGAATTATACAGCTAATATATCCAAACCAGTTGCTATTGTTGATCAACTTGAGTTAAATCGCCAGCAAATTCCATCTCAAAACTTGTCTACTGCCTCCAACAATATG GTGCTCGTAGAATATAATCACATTGCAGGAGAGAATAGTGCAACAACGCGCAAGTTCAAGGGTGAATCTATTAAAGATGTGAACAAGTCCTCTGTAAAGAACATGATCAGTATAGTTCATCATCATGAGATAAATGAAGGTCCTAAAGATGATAATGACAGATTTTCTAATTATATTGATCATGTCAAAAACAAGATGAGAAGTATCTCTAGTTTTGATGACAAGTATGGCTAA